aaaGCTGATTTTCGGactgatggatggacagacagacagacggatggaGTGCAAACCTTAAGTCCCCTTTGACTTCATTGGTAGGGGACTAATTATAAATGTAACACTTCAGATTTAACATTGTATTCTAGCAGAAAGGAGGACATCATAAACTATGTGTTCAAATCTTCTACAAATGTAGCTACAATGTACAAAGCTGTTGCCTTTGTTAATGTCAAAAATCAAGTGACATAGTTGTCCTTAAATTTCTTTCCCACTGTTTtcgttttttcaatttttgtttttggtcCTTTCTACTTAAGCCTCGTTTTGACAATTTCCTCTCTGGGTTCTTTGTAATGGCCATCTTGTCATTAGCATTAAAATGAGTAATTTTTGCTTTTCCCCCTTTTTCAGAACCAAGGCACTTTCTATCTTGTTTCAAAACTGTTTTAACTGGATATCTTTGTCCTTGTCCTTCTGATCCTAATCCTTCCTTGCCATCCCAACCGCTCTTCAACATAATCCTGTAACCTCTATTTGAAGATGGAATTAGAAATGGATCGTCCTTTGCTTTCTTTTTAGAGTTAAATATATGAACCATAGAGCTTTCATGATTTTTCACAGAACTTTCTgtgaatttttgtttacaaatgtcACAATAAAATGATTCACAGCTGTCTTTGCGTTTTTCTGTGGGAAAATTAACCTGGTTTGATCCAGGTTTCCAGGTTTCAATGAActttgatatatttgtaaatCCAGCTGAGCGTGCAATGTCAGAAGCACTTTTGTTATGTCTATCAACTACATCTGTTTTGAGACCGGCTGATAATAAATATTTCACAATATCTAACTGGCCAGAGTGTGCTGCACACATTAAAGCAGACCAGCCATATCGATCATGACTATCAAGAGGTACACCTTTTAAAATCTGTACCTTTAACTGTCTTAAATTTCCTTCCTGGGCATATCTTAAATACCTGTTAATATCTATTTGTGTAATGTTTGATCTGTtttcttgtgttttagaacaacTCTTAGCCTTCCTTCTTTTTTCTggatgtatgtgaagttagcagccggttcgttattcgttattcgatattcaatatccaaccggctgctagcagccagtttgatattcaaaatttagtgaaaaatcataagaaattAAATACTTAAAAAGCACGATTTTCATAGTCAAAAGGACTGAGAAGATACGTAGGAATTATTAAATGACCTTTTCAAGCTGTCGCAAtttctcgttgtcctcgaatataaacccttttccgTGCGActtatttgtctgtatgtaatatagagttttgtcataaaaacgacttcaaagatgtacttttgtgtataatgtttcttacgacaaaaagaaaaaccaataactctagaaatatttttaactataaatagaaatatatatggaaagccaaaaaaaaatatttcagtcaaaaaatgtccaaattttaggacaaagggcacagggtgatggtgagagccccctgatctctcaatctttctaatatttaacagacatttactcaataggtagatacaaacgtgactaaaaggactttgggtacacttcctgtcttctatgtttacggagcgcccaaagtgccagttggatattcaaaatatatagcgaaaacctacccgagaccgcttaaatgaggttgagacctccctggtctttcaatgtccctaaaattcaaccaaatcattgactctgtatatataaagattgtattagatggagtttccagaaaaacgtcatcttcaatatctacggagggctaagattgtcacttttcagtcaaaaaatgtccaaattttaggacaaagggcacagggtgatggtgagagccccctgatctctcaatctttctaatatttaacagacatttagtcaataggtagatacaaacgtgactaaaaggactttgggtacacttcctgtcttctatgtttacggagcgcccaaagtgccagttggatattcaaaatatatagcgaaaacctacccgagaccgcttaaatgaggttgagacctccctggtctttcaatgtccctaaaattcaaccaaatcattgactctgtatatataaagattgtattagatggagtttccagaaaaacgtcatcttcaatatctacggagggctaagattgtcacttttcagtcaaaaaatgtccaaattttaggacaaagggcacagggtgatggtgagagccccctgatctctcaatctttctaatatttaacagacatttagtcaataggtagatacaaacgtgactaaaaggactttgggtacacttcctgtcttctatgtttacggagcgcccaaagtgccagttggatattcaaaatatatagcgaaaacctacccgagaccgcttaaatgaggttgagacctccctggtctttcaatgtccctaaaattcaaccaaatcattgactctgtatatataaagattgtattagatggagtttccagaaaaacgtcatcttcaatatctacggagggctaagattgtcacttttcagtcaaaaaatgtccaaattttaggacaaagggcacagggtgatggtgagagccccctgatctctcaatctttctaatatttaacagacatttagtcaataggtagatacaaacgtgactaaaaggactttgggtacacttcctgtcttctatgtttacggagcgcccaaagtgccagttggatattcaaaatatatagcgaaaacctacccgagaccgcttaaatgaggttgagacccccctggtctttcaatgtccctaaaattcaaccaaatcattgactctgtatatataaagattgtattagatggagtttccagaaaaacgtcatcttcaatatctacggagggctaagattgtcacttttcagtcaaaaaatgtccaaattttaggacaaagggcacagggtgatggtgagagccccctgatctctcaatctttctaatatttaacagacatttagtcaataggtagatacaaacgtgactaaaaggactttgggtacacttcctgtcttctatgtttacggagcgcccaaagtgccagttggatattcaa
This genomic window from Mytilus galloprovincialis chromosome 9, xbMytGall1.hap1.1, whole genome shotgun sequence contains:
- the LOC143045624 gene encoding G patch domain and ankyrin repeat-containing protein 1-like: MEWVKGEYSKLISFVSASSDDKSRKRKTENRKVNRNLEGTEVKNFYEEIINEESSASVKSDEIDTIREKLCPEKIRKAKSCSKTQENRSNITQIDINRYLRYAQEGNLRQLKVQILKGVPLDSHDRYGWSALMCAAHSGQLDIVKYLLSAGLKTDVVDRHNKSASDIARSAGFTNISKFIETWKPGSNQVNFPTEKRKDSCESFYCDICKQKFTESSVKNHESSMVHIFNSKKKAKDDPFLIPSSNRGYRIMLKSGWDGKEGLGSEGQGQRYPVKTVLKQDRKCLGSEKGGKAKITHFNANDKMAITKNPERKLSKRGLSRKDQKQKLKKRKQWERNLRTTMSLDF